A portion of the Nitrospirota bacterium genome contains these proteins:
- a CDS encoding uracil-DNA glycosylase yields MSRKKLEKELLSIVQSVEDHLQEARMTGIIEVQLKQKEASPVKSCQTLEEIQTWMGDCQRCKLNTTRNHIVFGTGNSHPDLVFVGEGPGADEDDQGKPFVGRAGQLLTKMIEAMGIKREEVYITNVVKCRPPANRNPEPEEIRACSPFLENQLKVLKPRVICTLGTFASQTLLKTDEKISRLRGRFHPYEGMLLMPTYHPAYLLRNPSEKKSSWEDIQIIMKELNLKPL; encoded by the coding sequence ATGTCACGAAAAAAATTAGAAAAAGAATTATTATCGATTGTTCAATCCGTCGAGGACCACCTTCAGGAGGCCCGCATGACAGGAATCATAGAGGTTCAATTGAAACAAAAAGAGGCCTCTCCTGTAAAGTCCTGTCAAACGCTGGAGGAGATCCAGACCTGGATGGGAGATTGCCAAAGATGCAAATTGAATACGACCCGAAATCACATTGTCTTTGGAACCGGAAATTCACATCCTGATCTTGTTTTTGTCGGAGAAGGTCCGGGCGCTGACGAGGACGATCAAGGGAAACCCTTTGTCGGAAGAGCGGGGCAGCTACTGACAAAAATGATTGAAGCGATGGGAATTAAACGGGAAGAGGTCTATATCACCAATGTGGTCAAATGCCGTCCTCCCGCCAATCGTAATCCCGAACCGGAAGAAATCAGGGCTTGTTCTCCGTTTCTCGAGAATCAGCTCAAAGTCCTGAAACCCCGGGTGATCTGCACGCTGGGAACTTTTGCTTCCCAGACTCTTCTTAAGACCGATGAGAAGATCTCCAGGCTCAGAGGAAGGTTTCACCCCTACGAAGGGATGCTCTTGATGCCGACTTACCATCCCGCCTACCTCCTGAGAAATCCATCGGAAAAAAAATCCTCCTGGGAAGATATTCAAATAATCATGAAAGAACTCAATCTTAAACCCTTATAG
- a CDS encoding HIT domain-containing protein, which yields MEQLWAPWRMAFIKGEKNGGCIFCVKPKENKDEKNYILHQNRYSMVMMNIFPYNHAHLLVSPFEHVNGIDLLPQESLVGMMNAVQLSVAILKEALHPEGFNIGINMGKSAGAGIEDHVHIHIVPRWTGDTNFMPLLAETKVMPEHLDTTYQKLLPLFRRKRKE from the coding sequence ATGGAACAGCTCTGGGCTCCCTGGAGAATGGCCTTTATCAAAGGTGAAAAAAATGGCGGCTGCATTTTCTGCGTCAAACCCAAAGAAAATAAGGACGAAAAGAACTATATTCTCCATCAAAACAGATACTCGATGGTCATGATGAATATCTTTCCTTATAATCACGCCCATCTACTCGTCTCTCCATTTGAACATGTAAACGGGATTGATCTGTTGCCCCAGGAAAGTCTCGTCGGAATGATGAACGCCGTACAACTTTCGGTCGCTATACTCAAAGAAGCGCTTCACCCGGAAGGATTCAATATTGGAATCAATATGGGTAAATCTGCCGGCGCCGGAATTGAAGATCATGTCCATATCCATATCGTTCCTCGCTGGACCGGAGATACCAATTTCATGCCTCTCCTCGCTGAAACCAAAGTCATGCCGGAACATCTGGATACGACCTATCAAAAACTCCTTCCTCTATTTAGGAGGAAACGTAAGGAATGA
- a CDS encoding LapA family protein, translating into MIRALISLVVLFIVFVFLVNNKDAVISIQYFPGGSAKMIPLYLFVLGTFLLGFVLSVVMMIPSWLRLKLETRRQRKEIESLSEEIGHLRILSPSTSSSTPSALEKDSPEH; encoded by the coding sequence ATGATTCGCGCCCTGATCTCTTTGGTCGTGCTCTTTATCGTTTTTGTTTTTCTGGTGAACAATAAAGATGCGGTTATTTCCATTCAATATTTCCCGGGTGGAAGCGCCAAGATGATTCCGCTCTACCTGTTTGTTCTGGGCACTTTTTTGTTGGGGTTCGTTCTCTCTGTCGTTATGATGATCCCAAGCTGGCTCAGATTAAAGCTCGAGACGAGAAGGCAGCGAAAGGAAATCGAATCTCTTTCTGAAGAAATCGGACATTTAAGAATCCTCTCTCCCTCAACATCTTCTTCTACTCCCTCGGCTCTCGAGAAGGATTCTCCCGAGCATTAA
- the mutS gene encoding DNA mismatch repair protein MutS, which produces MDQTPLMKQYLQIKKNYPGSTLLFRVGDFYEMFYEDAVSASKILNIALTSRDKSKENGIPLCGIPYHALNSYLSKLIKAGHQVALCEQMEDPRFVKGIVKREVVRVISPGTLVESELLEGPGNNYFASISIHPKVSAFAYIDISTGDFSCATLDGDFAISDLCSELDSLVPRELLVPEGTFSDPRLKSIELNPKWKIHLLPRESFASDNNIFALQKHFRNSDFSRFQREDQKAALSAAGALFTYLMAMVKTPLSHVTELKWIRPEHYMVMDFSTHRSLELTQNSYNGKREHSLLSVLDKTETSMGGRKLRKWIYRPLIQPEEIVKREDAVEFFFTGFETSQRLRGNLKTIHDLERMISRISLNSCNGRDLIALKNSLAPLSSIPQHFKTPLPSLLETLLEKWDNLDDVFHWIDASIVEDPPLSIKDGALIKRGYSSELDDLKSLGFNLKSTLANLETEEREKTGIDSLKIRYNQVAGYYIEVSKGKTGRVPDHYQRKQTLTHAERYTIPKLLELESRITESEKRIKDLEGSLFEKIRALVSAESPRILAMADRIATLDILSTFAEVARDRGYVRPVISADNGLKILEGRHPVIENILPVGQFVPNDLILDAHTHMMIITGPNMAGKSTTMRQAALIVIMAQMGSFVPAKECTFGIVDKLFTRIGAADYLTQGQSTFMVEMMEAAHILNSATSRSLIILDEIGRGTSTFDGISIAWAIAEFILKHLGTRTLFATHYLELTGLSLAWESAKNFNIQVKEQNDEIIFLRKIAAGIADRSYGIQVARLAGIPGEVTQRAKEILKDLEDKTLSREAIPNRLRFANDRGTTVSEVAAFPSQEENRQREMIEILKKTDHFNMTPLEAINLIHRLKLMLDEKREGSS; this is translated from the coding sequence ATGGATCAAACTCCACTCATGAAGCAATATCTTCAAATCAAGAAAAACTATCCAGGGTCGACTCTCTTGTTCCGGGTAGGAGATTTTTATGAAATGTTTTACGAGGATGCGGTATCGGCATCTAAAATACTCAATATCGCCCTGACTTCACGCGATAAATCCAAAGAAAATGGCATCCCTCTTTGCGGCATTCCGTATCACGCACTCAATAGTTATCTTTCCAAACTGATTAAGGCAGGACACCAGGTCGCTCTCTGCGAACAGATGGAAGACCCGCGCTTCGTCAAGGGAATCGTGAAGAGAGAGGTTGTTCGGGTGATCTCTCCCGGAACACTTGTCGAATCGGAACTTCTGGAGGGCCCAGGAAACAATTATTTTGCTTCGATCTCGATTCACCCTAAAGTAAGCGCCTTCGCCTATATCGATATCTCGACGGGTGATTTCAGCTGTGCCACTTTGGACGGTGATTTTGCCATATCCGATCTCTGTAGTGAACTCGATTCGTTGGTCCCGAGAGAACTCCTGGTTCCGGAAGGAACGTTTTCAGATCCTCGCCTGAAATCGATCGAATTGAATCCGAAGTGGAAGATTCATCTTCTTCCCCGGGAATCCTTTGCTTCTGACAATAATATTTTCGCCCTTCAAAAACATTTCAGAAATAGCGACTTTTCCCGATTCCAAAGGGAAGATCAGAAAGCAGCGCTATCTGCGGCGGGCGCGCTCTTCACTTATCTTATGGCGATGGTCAAAACACCTCTCTCCCATGTTACCGAATTAAAATGGATCCGGCCGGAACACTATATGGTGATGGATTTCTCCACACATCGGAGCCTGGAGTTGACCCAGAACAGTTATAATGGAAAAAGAGAACATTCCCTTCTGTCGGTTTTAGACAAAACAGAGACTTCAATGGGAGGGAGAAAACTGAGAAAGTGGATTTATCGCCCTCTGATTCAACCGGAAGAAATTGTAAAAAGAGAGGATGCCGTTGAGTTTTTTTTCACAGGATTTGAAACGTCCCAAAGATTGAGAGGTAATCTGAAGACGATTCACGATCTTGAAAGAATGATTAGCAGAATCTCCCTGAACAGTTGCAATGGAAGAGATTTGATCGCATTAAAAAACTCGCTGGCCCCTTTAAGTTCGATTCCTCAACATTTTAAAACTCCCCTTCCTTCTCTCCTCGAGACCCTTTTGGAAAAATGGGACAATCTGGACGATGTCTTTCACTGGATAGACGCTTCAATCGTCGAGGATCCACCTCTTTCTATCAAGGACGGCGCTTTGATTAAACGGGGATATTCCAGCGAGCTGGATGATTTGAAATCTCTCGGTTTCAACCTGAAATCGACACTCGCCAATCTGGAAACGGAAGAAAGAGAAAAGACCGGAATTGATTCCCTAAAGATCAGATATAACCAGGTAGCGGGATATTACATCGAAGTGTCCAAGGGAAAAACGGGGCGGGTGCCGGACCATTATCAGAGAAAACAGACGCTGACTCATGCCGAAAGGTATACCATTCCGAAACTTCTGGAACTGGAATCCAGGATCACGGAGTCAGAAAAACGGATCAAAGACCTGGAAGGATCTCTGTTCGAAAAAATACGCGCTCTCGTCTCCGCCGAATCCCCGCGGATACTCGCCATGGCTGACAGAATTGCTACGCTGGATATCCTCAGTACATTTGCAGAGGTCGCCAGAGATCGCGGATATGTCCGTCCGGTCATCTCGGCTGATAACGGCTTAAAGATTCTTGAAGGAAGACATCCGGTGATTGAAAATATTCTGCCCGTCGGACAGTTTGTCCCGAATGATCTCATCCTGGACGCCCATACCCACATGATGATTATTACCGGGCCAAATATGGCGGGCAAGTCGACGACAATGCGACAAGCGGCTCTGATTGTCATCATGGCCCAGATGGGAAGTTTTGTCCCGGCCAAAGAATGCACTTTCGGGATTGTCGATAAACTGTTCACCCGCATCGGGGCGGCAGACTATCTCACACAGGGACAGAGTACTTTTATGGTTGAAATGATGGAGGCGGCTCATATTCTCAACAGCGCCACATCCAGGAGCCTGATTATTCTAGACGAAATCGGAAGGGGAACCAGTACCTTCGACGGGATCAGCATTGCCTGGGCAATTGCTGAATTTATTTTGAAACATCTGGGAACCCGGACGCTCTTCGCTACGCACTATCTCGAATTGACGGGCCTTTCGCTCGCCTGGGAAAGCGCCAAGAATTTTAATATCCAGGTCAAGGAACAAAATGACGAAATTATTTTCTTGAGGAAGATTGCTGCCGGCATTGCCGATCGAAGCTATGGTATCCAGGTCGCCCGTCTTGCCGGAATACCCGGGGAAGTGACACAACGAGCCAAAGAAATTTTGAAGGACCTGGAAGACAAAACGCTGAGCCGGGAGGCCATACCAAACCGTCTCCGGTTTGCGAACGATCGTGGAACAACCGTTTCCGAAGTGGCCGCATTTCCGTCGCAGGAAGAGAACCGGCAAAGAGAAATGATTGAAATACTGAAGAAAACAGATCATTTCAATATGACTCCTCTTGAAGCCATCAACCTCATTCATCGCCTTAAACTGATGCTCGATGAAAAGAGGGAGGGGTCGTCTTGA
- a CDS encoding inositol monophosphatase, whose protein sequence is MSAARLAGEVLMNRVSLVQIEYKDSSKRNIVSNIDLAAEKVITDFIKERWPDHQILAEESGASHQSSSYKWIIDPLDGTTNYIHGFPFYSVSIGLELEGKVLVGVVYEPVRNNIYYAEKGKGAFLNGQRLRVSDVTLLAQALLVTGFSYQMSENTESNFDLFYRFSHAAQAVRRTGSAALDLCYLAAGFFDGYWEMNLAPWDTAAGSLIVEEAGGKLSGFHGEPFSIYSKEILASNGNLHIQMMELLQK, encoded by the coding sequence ATGTCAGCCGCTCGCCTGGCGGGAGAAGTCCTGATGAACAGAGTCTCGCTGGTACAAATCGAATACAAAGATAGTTCGAAGCGGAATATCGTTTCCAATATTGACCTCGCAGCTGAAAAGGTCATTACCGATTTCATTAAAGAGCGGTGGCCTGATCATCAGATCCTGGCCGAAGAAAGCGGCGCCAGTCATCAATCCTCTTCTTACAAGTGGATCATTGATCCTCTGGATGGCACAACCAATTATATCCACGGGTTTCCTTTCTATTCTGTTTCTATCGGACTGGAATTGGAAGGGAAAGTCCTGGTCGGAGTCGTCTATGAACCGGTCAGGAATAACATCTATTACGCCGAAAAGGGCAAGGGGGCGTTTCTAAACGGTCAGCGCCTACGGGTCTCCGACGTGACACTCCTGGCACAAGCTCTCTTAGTTACCGGATTTTCCTATCAAATGAGTGAAAATACCGAATCGAATTTTGACCTGTTTTATCGATTCAGTCATGCTGCCCAGGCAGTCCGGCGGACAGGATCTGCCGCGCTCGATCTCTGTTACCTTGCCGCCGGTTTTTTTGATGGATACTGGGAAATGAATCTTGCGCCCTGGGACACTGCCGCAGGAAGCCTGATCGTCGAAGAGGCCGGTGGAAAATTGAGTGGATTTCATGGAGAACCCTTTTCAATTTACTCCAAAGAGATCCTGGCTTCGAATGGGAACCTGCATATCCAGATGATGGAACTTTTACAAAAATAG
- a CDS encoding response regulator, whose product MMFKRKVLVVDDESLIVELCQRFLSSAGYEIKTVFRGDDAIALCQKEAFDLILSDVRMPGISGLELIKNIKQIQPQMVIVIMTGHGTIQTAIEAMKQGALGFLLKPFTEEELLKSIQYATEMNDMVKENMRMKSYMGLFEVSQSLMKETHLDLLLPKIVDIITKETKADRASIMLLDPDKKELVVKAHCGFTEVFPEMFKKKLGEWVAGKVAVTKEPILIQGTQTNDPELSQYLNNQQITSSLTVPLILNGKVIGTLNASKLKESPPFTESDVDLVTIMAGQAAVSIENATLYEKVFSNYIKTIEALLTAMEVKDLYTQGHSARVSKISRLLGTELNLPVKMVDDIAMSALLHDIGKIGIQDQVLQKPGKLDDLETIIMREHPANGVKILRPIELPSHILESVHSHHEWWNGTGYPRGLKGEGISLGGRIIAVADTIDSMISNRVYRRALGLENMKEELQKFSGIQFDANVINAFFTLIDKMGMPAFLESLNVGGIPVPAEQSV is encoded by the coding sequence ATGATGTTCAAGAGAAAAGTTTTGGTCGTGGATGACGAGAGTCTGATCGTAGAACTCTGCCAGCGCTTCCTGTCCAGCGCGGGATATGAAATCAAGACCGTATTTCGGGGCGACGATGCGATCGCACTCTGTCAAAAAGAGGCTTTCGATCTCATTTTGTCGGATGTCCGGATGCCGGGAATCAGCGGTCTCGAATTGATCAAAAACATTAAACAGATCCAGCCACAAATGGTCATTGTAATCATGACCGGACACGGAACGATTCAAACCGCGATTGAAGCGATGAAACAGGGGGCCCTCGGATTTCTGCTCAAGCCTTTTACTGAAGAGGAACTCTTAAAATCGATTCAATACGCGACCGAAATGAACGACATGGTTAAGGAGAATATGAGAATGAAGTCCTATATGGGGCTTTTCGAGGTCAGTCAATCCTTGATGAAAGAGACCCATCTCGACCTTCTTCTGCCAAAAATCGTCGACATTATCACAAAAGAGACTAAAGCAGACCGGGCTTCCATTATGCTGCTGGACCCTGACAAGAAAGAACTTGTGGTGAAAGCTCATTGTGGATTTACCGAGGTTTTTCCGGAAATGTTCAAGAAGAAACTGGGGGAATGGGTGGCCGGGAAAGTTGCCGTGACCAAAGAACCCATCCTCATTCAGGGAACGCAAACCAATGATCCTGAATTGAGCCAATATTTAAATAACCAGCAGATCACCTCTTCCCTCACCGTTCCTCTGATTTTAAATGGAAAAGTGATTGGAACGCTAAACGCCTCCAAATTGAAGGAATCCCCGCCGTTTACGGAAAGCGACGTCGACCTGGTTACGATTATGGCGGGACAGGCCGCGGTCTCAATTGAAAACGCGACGCTCTATGAAAAAGTCTTTTCAAATTACATTAAAACGATCGAAGCGCTTTTGACCGCCATGGAGGTAAAGGATCTCTATACGCAAGGTCACTCAGCCCGGGTTTCTAAAATATCGCGCCTGTTGGGAACGGAACTTAACCTCCCGGTAAAAATGGTCGATGATATCGCCATGTCGGCGCTTCTTCATGATATTGGAAAAATTGGAATACAGGATCAGGTATTGCAAAAACCCGGCAAACTGGATGATCTGGAAACCATTATCATGAGAGAGCACCCGGCCAATGGCGTAAAAATACTCCGGCCGATCGAACTGCCAAGCCACATTCTGGAATCCGTCCATTCCCATCACGAGTGGTGGAATGGGACAGGTTATCCGAGAGGATTGAAAGGTGAAGGAATATCCCTGGGAGGTAGAATCATCGCCGTCGCGGATACGATCGATTCCATGATCAGCAACCGGGTTTACCGAAGAGCGCTCGGTCTGGAAAATATGAAAGAAGAATTGCAGAAATTTTCCGGAATTCAATTCGATGCAAACGTGATCAACGCGTTTTTCACACTCATTGACAAGATGGGAATGCCAGCTTTTCTCGAGAGCTTAAACGTGGGAGGAATTCCTGTTCCCGCGGAACAGAGTGTCTAG
- a CDS encoding site-2 protease family protein: protein MEEVLLQNPLVIEKKEKTKYKLALLLFVLTLVTTLLAGAFLSGANPFRNPREITKGISFSITLMVILLSHELGHYLACRRYGVDASLPYFIPAPPYPFIIGTFGAFIKMRSPVIYKKALFDIAVAGPIAGFILSCAALLIGIPLSEVTLKPPDIQEISFGNSPIFYFFVHQLIGSLPDGYFIDLHPIAFAGWIGLFVTSLNLIPIGQFDGGHLVYALFGKRHRKISVLTVILLMFAGFFGWPGWWIWGILGAVIGLQHPPLEDQDITLGGKRVFIGWISLLIFLGTFILVPFS, encoded by the coding sequence ATGGAAGAAGTCCTCCTCCAGAACCCCTTGGTCATTGAGAAGAAAGAGAAGACAAAATACAAGCTGGCTTTGCTCTTGTTCGTTTTGACGCTTGTCACGACACTTCTTGCAGGAGCGTTCCTTTCAGGCGCAAACCCTTTCCGTAATCCCCGGGAAATTACAAAAGGGATATCATTTTCAATCACGCTTATGGTCATACTCCTTTCCCATGAGCTGGGACATTATCTGGCCTGCAGGCGTTATGGGGTTGATGCTTCATTACCCTACTTTATTCCAGCCCCCCCGTATCCCTTTATCATCGGAACCTTTGGCGCATTTATTAAGATGCGTTCACCCGTTATTTATAAAAAGGCGCTTTTTGACATTGCCGTTGCCGGTCCGATCGCCGGATTCATTCTGTCATGTGCCGCGCTCCTGATCGGAATTCCGCTTTCAGAGGTGACGCTCAAACCGCCTGATATTCAGGAAATCTCATTTGGCAATTCTCCTATTTTCTATTTTTTCGTTCATCAGTTGATTGGTTCCCTTCCGGACGGTTATTTCATTGATCTCCATCCGATTGCTTTTGCGGGTTGGATAGGTCTGTTTGTCACCAGCCTGAATTTGATTCCGATCGGACAATTTGACGGAGGACATCTCGTTTACGCACTATTCGGGAAGCGTCACCGGAAGATCTCTGTCCTTACCGTCATTTTATTGATGTTTGCGGGTTTTTTCGGCTGGCCGGGATGGTGGATCTGGGGGATTCTGGGCGCCGTTATTGGGCTTCAACATCCCCCGTTGGAAGATCAAGATATCACATTGGGAGGAAAAAGGGTGTTCATCGGATGGATTTCCCTGCTGATCTTTCTCGGGACATTTATTTTGGTTCCTTTTTCCTAG
- a CDS encoding FAD-binding protein — MLTDQQIKRLETLLPKPWIATGKEDLLCYGFDATQIEFMPDVLVRPSTADEISKILIFANQEGIPVVPRGLGSGFTGGAVPVQGGILLSQERMNRIIRIDEENLIAVAEAGVITGELHRKVREKGLYYPPDPSSSDFCTLGGNIAEGASGPHSVKYGGTRDYLLGLEMVLPTGEIIQTGGETVKRTVGYDLTRLMVGAEGTLAVVTRANLRLLPFPEHQQSLLAIFSSIQSAARAISHIIRSKVRPSVLEYMDDASLNIVDAYQRFGLPSEAQAILLIETDGERRAALEEAEVIKVLCMENGALSVEFAKDEEEKRKIWKARKALSQSLYKLKPTKINEDIVVPRSKIAEMVQGLSELSKKFQLIIVSFGHAGEGNLHVNIMTDEKKKEEWDRAQKAVEEIFELTLRLGGSLSGEHGIGLTKAPYLPMELGPGEIALMKSLKKTFDPRGILNPGKIFPRVKG; from the coding sequence ATGCTGACGGATCAACAAATCAAGCGGCTGGAAACACTCCTTCCAAAACCCTGGATTGCCACCGGAAAAGAAGATCTCCTTTGTTATGGTTTCGACGCGACACAAATAGAGTTCATGCCCGATGTACTGGTCCGGCCATCTACCGCAGATGAGATTTCCAAAATCCTGATTTTTGCGAATCAAGAGGGCATCCCCGTAGTGCCGAGAGGTTTGGGGAGCGGTTTTACCGGGGGTGCGGTCCCGGTTCAGGGCGGAATTCTCCTTTCACAAGAAAGAATGAACAGGATCATTAGAATTGACGAAGAAAATCTGATTGCGGTCGCCGAAGCGGGTGTCATTACGGGAGAATTGCACAGAAAGGTGAGGGAAAAAGGGCTCTATTATCCTCCCGACCCTTCAAGCTCCGATTTTTGCACCTTGGGTGGGAATATTGCCGAAGGGGCCTCGGGGCCTCATTCCGTCAAGTACGGCGGCACCCGGGACTACCTTTTGGGGCTTGAAATGGTCCTTCCGACGGGAGAGATTATTCAAACAGGAGGGGAGACGGTCAAGAGAACCGTGGGATACGATCTAACCCGCCTCATGGTTGGAGCGGAAGGAACACTGGCTGTTGTGACGCGGGCGAATTTACGACTCCTCCCGTTTCCGGAGCATCAACAGAGTCTTCTTGCCATATTTTCATCGATTCAATCGGCGGCTCGTGCAATTTCTCATATTATCCGGTCGAAAGTCCGGCCCTCTGTACTGGAATATATGGATGATGCCTCACTCAATATTGTTGACGCATATCAACGCTTCGGTCTTCCCTCCGAAGCTCAGGCCATTTTACTGATTGAGACGGATGGGGAAAGGAGAGCCGCACTCGAAGAAGCGGAAGTCATCAAAGTCCTGTGCATGGAAAACGGAGCCTTGTCGGTCGAGTTCGCAAAGGACGAAGAAGAAAAAAGGAAAATATGGAAGGCGCGGAAAGCGCTTTCTCAATCCTTGTATAAATTAAAGCCGACAAAAATTAATGAGGATATTGTGGTTCCCCGCAGCAAGATCGCCGAAATGGTTCAGGGACTAAGCGAACTTTCCAAAAAATTTCAGTTGATCATAGTCAGTTTTGGTCACGCGGGAGAGGGAAATCTTCATGTCAATATTATGACCGACGAGAAGAAAAAGGAAGAATGGGATAGAGCCCAAAAGGCAGTCGAAGAGATTTTTGAGCTGACCCTTCGCCTGGGAGGAAGTCTATCCGGTGAGCATGGCATAGGACTGACCAAGGCTCCCTATTTGCCGATGGAGCTGGGACCGGGAGAAATTGCATTAATGAAAAGTCTGAAGAAAACCTTTGACCCCAGGGGAATCCTGAATCCCGGAAAGATTTTTCCACGGGTGAAAGGTTAA